One stretch of Microbacterium terrae DNA includes these proteins:
- a CDS encoding FMN-binding protein yields the protein MLRTPVSSRPVRAGIGAAALTAAGVALLAGCATAADTTDTSSDSSDTSTDTGSSDAGTATYADGTYTAEGSYSTPESVEQISVTVTLESDVITSVEVVGDPQKAESKQYQSQFIGGISDAVVGQDIDEISVSRVAGSSLTSGGFNDAIETIKADAAA from the coding sequence ATGCTTCGCACCCCCGTCTCGTCCCGTCCCGTCCGCGCCGGAATCGGCGCCGCCGCACTCACCGCCGCCGGGGTCGCGCTGCTCGCCGGGTGCGCCACCGCGGCCGACACGACCGACACCTCGAGCGACAGCTCCGACACGTCGACCGACACCGGATCGTCGGATGCGGGCACGGCGACGTACGCCGACGGCACCTACACCGCCGAAGGGTCGTACTCCACGCCCGAGTCGGTCGAGCAGATCAGCGTCACCGTCACCCTCGAGAGCGACGTGATCACCTCGGTCGAGGTCGTCGGCGATCCGCAGAAGGCCGAGTCGAAGCAGTACCAGTCCCAGTTCATCGGCGGCATCTCCGACGCCGTCGTCGGTCAGGACATCGATGAGATCTCGGTCAGCCGCGTCGCCGGCTCGTCGCTCACGAGCGGCGGCTTCAACGACGCGATCGAGACCATCAAGGCCGACGCGGCGGCCTGA
- a CDS encoding cation-translocating P-type ATPase has translation MTQPLTEARLTVPRPWALPAREVLEHLEADAGGLATADAQERRLIAGPNRLPDPVRKPAVVRFLAHFNDTLIYILLGAAVIKALMGDWLDFWVIMAVAVINAVIGFVQEGRAEKALAGIRGMLSSEAAVRRDGGWSTVAAEDLVPGDVVRLMPGDKVPADVRLLHAVNLRIDESALTGESVPSSKSVDEVATDAGIGDRRSMAYSGTIVIAGQGRGLVTAIGPDTEIGRIQGLADEAEALATPLTRQLDGFGRVLTVVILAMAAVMLMIGRFLHQMPFDELISATIGFAVAAIPEGLPALVTITLAIGVQQMARHNAITRKLPAVEALGSVTTVCSDKTGTLTRNEMTVRRIVTPLAEYDVTGIGYEPVGDIVPVTEPTDTRDLAAVLAIATLCNDAHIVQDDGGAWTLVGEPTEGALKTVAMKGGARVVGRRVGVIPFDSANKFMATLHEGTDGSRAILVKGAPDRLLERSLTQRGANGAEPLDVVRWTAAVDALSADGLRVLAAARKPVRADTAGIEVDDLADLEFLGLWGIVDPPRPEAVDAIADCHAAGIRVKMITGDHAGTAVAIAREMGLVGEDAEVLTGVELEALSQEQLKEVVRDVDVYARTSPEHKIRIVRALQSHGEVVAMTGDGVNDAPALTRADVGIAMGIKGTEATKEAAEFVLADDNFATIRSAIAEGRRIYDNLRKSIVFLLPTNGAQSLVILVAVVFGLTLPLTSVQVLWVNMVTALTLSLALAYEPAERGIMRRPPRASGGPIIDGRELAFVLVTSLLIGGATLAVFYRAVAAGVDVPTARTEAVLMLALGQFAFLLNCRFLSRSSITLDVLRGNPAVWWSALALLVLQILFTYVPFMNTLFESRPLPAVEWVTPVVLSVVIFFAAEALKISLRRRPTPQTHRALQGAS, from the coding sequence ATGACGCAACCGCTGACCGAGGCCCGACTCACCGTGCCGCGCCCGTGGGCGCTGCCGGCCCGTGAGGTTCTCGAGCACCTCGAGGCGGACGCGGGAGGACTCGCGACCGCCGATGCGCAGGAGCGCCGGCTGATCGCCGGGCCGAACCGGCTGCCGGACCCGGTGCGCAAGCCCGCCGTGGTGCGCTTCCTCGCCCACTTCAACGACACCCTGATCTACATCCTGCTCGGGGCGGCGGTCATCAAGGCCCTCATGGGCGACTGGCTCGACTTCTGGGTGATCATGGCCGTGGCGGTCATCAACGCGGTCATCGGGTTCGTCCAGGAGGGTCGCGCCGAGAAGGCGCTGGCCGGCATCCGCGGGATGCTGTCATCCGAGGCTGCCGTGCGCCGTGACGGCGGATGGTCGACCGTGGCGGCCGAGGATCTCGTGCCCGGCGACGTCGTGCGCCTCATGCCGGGCGACAAGGTGCCCGCCGACGTCCGGCTGCTCCATGCCGTGAACCTGCGGATCGACGAGTCGGCGCTCACCGGCGAGTCGGTGCCGTCGTCGAAGTCTGTCGACGAGGTGGCGACGGATGCCGGCATCGGCGACCGGCGCTCGATGGCGTACTCGGGCACGATCGTGATCGCCGGGCAGGGGAGGGGTCTCGTCACGGCGATCGGCCCCGACACCGAGATCGGGAGGATCCAAGGCCTCGCCGACGAGGCGGAGGCGCTGGCGACCCCCCTCACACGACAGCTCGACGGCTTCGGCCGGGTGCTCACCGTCGTGATCCTCGCGATGGCCGCGGTCATGCTGATGATCGGCCGGTTCCTCCACCAGATGCCGTTCGACGAGCTGATCTCGGCCACGATCGGATTCGCCGTCGCGGCGATCCCCGAGGGACTCCCGGCGCTCGTGACGATCACCCTCGCGATCGGCGTGCAGCAGATGGCGAGGCACAACGCGATCACGCGGAAGCTCCCCGCCGTCGAGGCGCTCGGATCCGTGACGACGGTGTGCTCCGACAAGACCGGCACCCTCACGCGCAACGAGATGACGGTGCGGCGGATCGTCACCCCGCTGGCCGAGTACGACGTCACCGGCATCGGGTACGAGCCGGTCGGCGACATCGTGCCCGTGACTGAGCCGACCGACACCCGCGACCTCGCCGCGGTGCTCGCCATCGCGACGCTCTGCAACGACGCCCACATCGTGCAGGACGACGGCGGGGCGTGGACGCTGGTGGGCGAGCCGACGGAGGGCGCCCTCAAGACGGTCGCCATGAAGGGCGGCGCGCGCGTGGTCGGCCGCCGCGTCGGCGTCATCCCGTTCGACTCCGCGAACAAGTTCATGGCCACCCTCCACGAGGGCACCGACGGGTCGCGCGCGATCCTCGTCAAGGGCGCGCCCGACCGCCTCCTCGAGCGCTCCCTCACCCAGCGCGGTGCGAACGGCGCGGAGCCGCTCGACGTCGTCCGCTGGACCGCGGCGGTCGACGCGCTGAGCGCCGACGGCCTCCGCGTGCTCGCCGCCGCTCGCAAGCCGGTCCGCGCCGACACAGCCGGGATCGAGGTCGACGATCTCGCCGACCTCGAGTTCCTCGGGCTCTGGGGGATCGTCGACCCGCCACGCCCGGAGGCGGTCGACGCGATCGCCGACTGCCACGCGGCGGGCATCCGCGTGAAGATGATCACCGGCGACCACGCCGGAACCGCCGTCGCGATCGCGCGCGAGATGGGGCTCGTCGGCGAAGACGCCGAGGTGCTCACCGGCGTCGAGCTCGAGGCGCTCAGCCAGGAGCAGCTGAAGGAGGTCGTGCGCGACGTCGACGTGTACGCCCGCACGAGCCCCGAGCACAAGATCCGCATCGTCCGCGCGCTGCAGTCCCACGGCGAGGTGGTCGCCATGACCGGCGACGGGGTGAACGACGCCCCGGCGCTCACGCGCGCCGACGTCGGCATCGCGATGGGCATCAAGGGCACCGAGGCGACGAAGGAGGCCGCAGAGTTCGTGCTGGCCGACGACAACTTCGCGACGATCCGCAGCGCGATCGCCGAAGGCCGTCGCATCTACGACAACCTGCGCAAGTCGATCGTCTTCCTGCTGCCGACCAACGGGGCGCAGTCGCTCGTCATCCTCGTCGCGGTGGTGTTCGGCCTGACGCTGCCGCTCACGAGCGTGCAGGTGCTGTGGGTGAACATGGTGACGGCGCTCACCCTCTCGCTCGCCCTCGCGTACGAGCCCGCCGAGCGCGGCATCATGCGCCGCCCTCCGCGCGCCTCGGGCGGGCCGATCATCGACGGTCGCGAGCTGGCGTTCGTGCTCGTCACGTCTCTTCTCATCGGCGGCGCGACGCTCGCGGTCTTCTACCGCGCGGTGGCGGCGGGTGTCGACGTGCCGACCGCGCGCACCGAGGCGGTGCTCATGCTCGCGCTCGGTCAGTTCGCGTTCCTCCTCAACTGCCGGTTCCTGAGCCGCTCGAGCATCACCCTCGATGTGCTGCGCGGCAACCCCGCCGTCTGGTGGTCGGCATTGGCGCTGCTCGTGCTGCAGATCCTCTTCACCTACGTGCCGTTCATGAACACGCTGTTCGAGTCGCGGCCGCTCCCGGCTGTCGAATGGGTCACACCGGTGGTCTTGTCGGTCGTGATCTTCTTCGCTGCGGAGGCGCTCAAGATCTCGCTGCGTCGACGCCCGACGCCGCAGACGCATCGGGCGCTCCAAGGTGCCTCATAG
- a CDS encoding FAD:protein FMN transferase: protein MTSAVWRFEAIGTVWEIETPSALPTPARQRIADVIDRFDREWSRFRDDSVVRSLAGGGATDAPPDAAAMFEVYAELSDATGGAVDPLVGSALESLGYDAAYSLRGGEPEPRTMPWRDIVSWTGGELRLRRPGLLDVGALGKGRLVDLVADEIHRTAPGAAVVDAGGDIRVSGATERIGLEHPYDLTRAIGVWEVTDAALCASAVNRRAWGDGLHHVLDARTGLPVRTIAATWAVAPTAMIADAASTALFFDGGPALAHEWGVEWVRMTTDGAVEWSPGCSAELFSRRDSVDR from the coding sequence GTGACTTCCGCGGTGTGGCGCTTCGAGGCGATCGGCACCGTCTGGGAGATCGAGACGCCGTCTGCGCTGCCGACGCCTGCGCGGCAGCGGATCGCTGACGTCATCGACCGGTTCGACCGCGAGTGGTCGCGATTCCGCGACGACTCCGTCGTGCGCTCCCTGGCAGGAGGGGGCGCGACGGATGCTCCGCCCGACGCGGCAGCCATGTTCGAGGTGTACGCCGAACTCTCCGACGCCACCGGCGGGGCTGTCGACCCCCTCGTCGGTTCGGCTCTCGAGTCACTCGGCTACGACGCGGCGTACTCGCTGCGCGGCGGGGAGCCCGAACCCCGGACGATGCCCTGGCGTGACATCGTCAGCTGGACGGGCGGAGAGCTGCGCCTCCGCCGCCCCGGCCTCCTCGACGTGGGGGCGCTCGGCAAGGGACGGCTCGTGGATCTCGTCGCCGACGAGATCCACCGCACGGCGCCCGGCGCGGCCGTCGTCGACGCGGGAGGCGACATCCGCGTCTCGGGAGCGACGGAGCGCATCGGACTGGAGCATCCGTACGACCTCACCCGGGCGATCGGGGTGTGGGAGGTGACGGATGCCGCGCTGTGCGCGTCAGCGGTGAACCGCCGTGCCTGGGGTGACGGACTCCACCACGTGCTCGACGCCCGCACCGGACTGCCCGTGCGCACGATCGCCGCGACCTGGGCCGTCGCCCCGACGGCGATGATCGCCGATGCCGCGAGCACTGCGCTGTTCTTCGACGGGGGACCGGCTCTCGCGCACGAGTGGGGGGTGGAGTGGGTGCGCATGACCACCGACGGCGCAGTGGAGTGGTCTCCCGGATGCAGCGCCGAGCTCTTCTCGAGACGGGATAGCGTGGACCGGTGA